In the Aneurinibacillus soli genome, one interval contains:
- a CDS encoding response regulator transcription factor has translation MRKILIIEDEENIARFIELELKHEGFSVEIAYDGRNGLEKALDVEWDMILLDLMLPGLNGVEVCRRVRQTKNTPIIMLTARTSVLDRVSGLDSGADDYITKPLAIEELLARMRALFRRTDNQTEKRVDSILRYKNIEVNTESQIVKRDGETISLTKREYDLLTMFMRNINRVMTRDLLLDLVWGYDSAVETNVVDVYVLYLRNKLDTSGQESIIQTVRGTGYVIRNTEG, from the coding sequence TTGAGGAAGATTCTAATCATTGAAGATGAAGAGAATATCGCCCGGTTTATTGAGCTTGAACTTAAGCATGAAGGATTTAGTGTAGAAATTGCCTATGATGGCAGAAACGGGCTAGAAAAAGCACTGGATGTAGAGTGGGATATGATTTTGCTTGATCTGATGCTTCCTGGTTTGAATGGAGTGGAAGTATGCAGGCGAGTTCGACAGACGAAAAATACGCCGATTATTATGCTTACCGCTCGTACGAGTGTGCTGGATCGTGTATCCGGACTTGACAGTGGCGCGGATGATTACATTACAAAACCACTGGCAATTGAAGAATTGCTTGCTAGAATGCGGGCTTTATTTCGTCGTACGGATAACCAGACGGAAAAAAGGGTGGATTCTATACTGCGGTATAAAAATATTGAAGTGAATACCGAATCACAAATTGTAAAACGTGACGGAGAAACTATTTCGTTAACAAAACGGGAGTATGATTTGTTAACGATGTTTATGCGTAATATAAATCGGGTAATGACCCGGGATTTGCTACTGGATCTTGTATGGGGGTATGATTCGGCAGTAGAGACAAATGTCGTGGATGTGTATGTCCTGTATTTGCGCAACAAACTCGATACATCGGGACAGGAAAGCATCATTCAAACTGTGCGAGGAACAGGGTATGTCATTCGAAATACAGAAGGATAA
- a CDS encoding sensor histidine kinase: MYKKWTPRSLTSRLAFLFTIAMVFFLLIMNLFVYWATMQLVYRHQHQLLQSKADVITNEISEDLSTHSKLNQVHLRQMLSKFVNEYQAVSLFTGDGTEIITIRGPRWRPESISDIAKVFEPESYFIIQMRAFREDRTFSVPGFAKPLRLEMLEDAKPLNHFIRTLLLILGTASVGAIMISGVGGYVLSRLGLRPLNRLMTEIYEMKAASLSPRLSLQSTAQEITALTDAFNGLLDRIEAALAKQKQFVSDASHELRTPLTIIDGYLRLLDRWGKDEVEIREEAIQAMKQECGRLFHLVDDLLLLAKLEEGTASAEILEVQDLEPLLEEVQQAWSSAFPAHLKLVCEWEDSLVIAMDREKFRRLLDIFLDNARKYTDEGEVRLKAYKQENQVHIIVEDTGIGIDEKEIPFLFERFYRVDKSRNRQKGGSGLGLAIAKTIIEMHRGEVTVCRTDQGGTAIHIVLPSYG; encoded by the coding sequence ATGTATAAAAAATGGACGCCTCGTTCTCTTACATCACGCCTGGCCTTTTTATTTACGATTGCTATGGTCTTCTTTTTGTTGATTATGAATTTATTTGTCTACTGGGCAACGATGCAGCTTGTTTATCGTCACCAGCACCAACTGCTCCAGTCGAAAGCTGATGTGATAACGAACGAGATATCAGAGGATTTGTCTACCCATTCCAAGCTGAATCAGGTTCATTTGCGGCAAATGCTTAGTAAGTTTGTTAATGAATATCAGGCAGTTTCTCTTTTCACAGGAGATGGCACAGAAATTATTACAATAAGAGGACCAAGATGGAGACCGGAGAGTATAAGCGATATTGCGAAAGTATTTGAGCCCGAATCGTATTTTATTATTCAGATGAGAGCGTTTCGGGAAGATCGGACATTCTCTGTTCCTGGTTTTGCTAAGCCGCTGCGGCTTGAAATGCTTGAAGATGCCAAGCCGTTGAATCATTTTATTCGGACTCTTCTCCTTATCCTTGGCACAGCATCCGTTGGAGCCATTATGATTTCTGGTGTAGGTGGGTATGTTTTGTCTCGTTTGGGTTTGCGACCGTTGAACCGGTTAATGACAGAGATTTATGAGATGAAAGCCGCATCTTTATCTCCACGGTTATCACTCCAATCGACAGCGCAAGAAATTACGGCCCTTACGGATGCGTTTAATGGGCTGCTGGACCGAATTGAAGCTGCATTGGCCAAGCAGAAGCAGTTTGTCTCGGATGCCTCCCATGAATTACGCACGCCGTTGACGATTATTGATGGGTATTTACGACTGTTAGACAGATGGGGAAAGGATGAAGTAGAAATACGGGAAGAAGCGATACAGGCGATGAAGCAGGAATGTGGGCGACTGTTCCATCTCGTAGACGATTTGCTGCTGCTAGCCAAGTTGGAGGAAGGAACTGCATCGGCAGAAATTTTAGAGGTGCAGGATCTCGAGCCGCTCTTAGAAGAAGTACAACAAGCCTGGTCATCAGCTTTTCCTGCTCATTTGAAATTAGTTTGTGAGTGGGAAGATTCGCTCGTGATTGCGATGGATCGGGAGAAATTTCGCCGACTTCTGGATATTTTTCTTGATAATGCACGCAAGTATACGGATGAAGGGGAGGTGCGACTCAAAGCTTATAAGCAAGAAAATCAAGTCCATATTATTGTAGAAGATACGGGGATTGGGATTGATGAAAAAGAAATTCCCTTTCTCTTTGAACGTTTTTATCGCGTAGATAAATCACGCAATCGTCAAAAAGGCGGTAGTGGACTGGGCCTTGCGATTGCTAAAACGATTATAGAGATGCATAGAGGAGAGGTTACGGTGTGCCGTACCGATCAAGGAGGGACAGCCATTCATATTGTACTTCCTAGTTATGGATAA
- a CDS encoding DUF2653 family protein yields the protein MKLYFSEQDIIDSCCVFATRHHGGHPQDIEVDLQFDQHRGFSADIRSRLTHTLFYEQDIVDSIAFYLAEYHCFIPEHLRVDLTFSEIEKIGAEVIVV from the coding sequence ATGAAGCTTTATTTTTCAGAACAAGATATAATTGATTCATGTTGTGTGTTTGCGACTCGACATCATGGTGGTCATCCACAGGACATCGAGGTCGATCTTCAGTTTGATCAACACAGAGGATTTAGTGCCGATATTCGCAGCCGTCTTACACATACGTTGTTCTATGAGCAAGACATCGTCGATTCAATCGCCTTTTATTTAGCTGAATATCACTGTTTTATTCCTGAACATCTGCGAGTTGATCTTACTTTTTCTGAGATTGAAAAAATTGGTGCTGAAGTCATTGTTGTCTAA
- a CDS encoding MGDG synthase family glycosyltransferase: MKAVRKEKVCILSGNYGDGHLQAAHAIQESARLHIPEVETLLVDFMECVHPYFHSIGRSIFIEGVKNFPSIYGYIYRKTRPVNRFSLFMKPFNHLGIWRMIRLLQETQPSIVVSTFPLAACMISKVKELGLTSADAVTVITDHTDHSSWIHPYTDRYIVGSEFVRTSLNQLEVEDEKIRVTGIPVRPEFCKTYNRNALRDKFNLDRERPTVLIMGGGFGIIGEGLSKLLSSELVSQSLQIIVVCGHNEKLRQELERYQTVSKHVLLVTGYVNYIHELMALSDFMITKPGGVTTAEAIAMELPMLLYKPLPGQEQDNAQFLINSGVALYAEQEADLHRYLTQMLESPEVLAKIKGNFRHLHSKWAASRALDVIIKKGV; encoded by the coding sequence ATGAAGGCAGTAAGGAAAGAAAAAGTATGTATTCTTTCCGGAAACTATGGCGATGGACACCTGCAAGCGGCTCATGCCATTCAAGAATCCGCCCGTTTGCATATACCTGAGGTAGAAACGCTTCTTGTAGATTTTATGGAATGTGTACATCCATATTTTCATTCCATTGGAAGAAGTATCTTTATTGAGGGAGTAAAAAACTTCCCTTCTATATATGGATATATTTATCGAAAAACACGTCCGGTCAATCGGTTTTCTCTTTTTATGAAACCATTCAATCACTTAGGAATATGGCGTATGATCCGCCTTTTGCAGGAGACACAGCCTTCTATTGTGGTGAGTACGTTTCCATTAGCTGCCTGTATGATTTCAAAAGTAAAGGAACTAGGTTTAACTAGCGCGGATGCTGTAACGGTAATTACGGATCATACGGACCATAGTAGTTGGATTCATCCCTATACAGATCGGTATATTGTAGGATCAGAGTTTGTTCGTACGTCCTTGAATCAACTGGAAGTAGAAGATGAAAAGATTCGTGTAACCGGCATCCCGGTTCGACCGGAATTTTGCAAGACATATAATCGCAACGCTCTTCGAGATAAATTCAACCTCGATCGAGAACGGCCGACTGTTCTGATTATGGGCGGAGGGTTCGGGATTATTGGAGAAGGATTGTCGAAGCTTTTATCTTCTGAGCTCGTATCACAGTCTTTGCAGATTATCGTGGTATGCGGTCATAATGAAAAACTGCGGCAAGAGTTAGAACGATATCAGACAGTTTCAAAGCATGTCTTACTTGTAACAGGGTACGTAAATTACATTCATGAGCTCATGGCGCTTTCTGACTTCATGATTACTAAGCCAGGCGGAGTAACGACAGCAGAAGCGATTGCGATGGAACTTCCGATGCTTCTGTATAAGCCGCTTCCTGGTCAGGAACAGGACAACGCTCAATTCTTGATCAACAGTGGAGTGGCCTTGTATGCAGAACAGGAGGCGGATTTACACAGGTATCTGACTCAGATGTTAGAAAGTCCCGAAGTTTTAGCAAAAATAAAGGGAAACTTTCGGCATCTGCATTCCAAATGGGCAGCTTCTCGAGCACTGGATGTTATCATAAAAAAGGGAGTATAG
- a CDS encoding polysaccharide deacetylase family protein, producing MGKLLLDGLLVFVLLYAVIPGIMARMTGMGAFRKGHRVRGIALTFDDGPDPRYTPYLLDLLKKYNVKATFFVVGSKAEKHPAIIRRMQEEGHVIGIHNYVHRSNWVTNPWKLWQQIHHSADIIERITGQRPMYYRPPWGLFTIFDFIMGKEFFFVLWSAMAGDWRIQVDHNVLQKRILTCLHGGCVLVLHDSGETFGADHDAPLYMLKALEGVLQDDVSKTYSFVLINEMMGHTSKNSLMTQNRTGTCRHEAR from the coding sequence ATGGGGAAGTTATTGCTGGATGGGCTACTCGTTTTTGTGTTACTATATGCGGTTATTCCGGGTATCATGGCGCGTATGACGGGGATGGGCGCATTTCGGAAGGGGCACAGAGTACGAGGAATAGCGCTTACGTTTGACGATGGACCTGATCCACGCTACACACCGTATTTGCTGGATTTGTTGAAAAAGTATAACGTAAAGGCCACGTTTTTTGTTGTCGGATCAAAAGCAGAAAAGCACCCTGCTATAATTCGGCGTATGCAAGAGGAAGGGCATGTAATTGGGATTCATAATTATGTTCACCGTTCGAATTGGGTTACGAATCCATGGAAGTTGTGGCAACAGATTCATCATTCAGCTGATATCATCGAGCGTATCACGGGGCAAAGACCTATGTATTATCGCCCACCATGGGGGCTATTTACCATTTTTGATTTTATAATGGGAAAAGAATTTTTCTTTGTATTATGGTCGGCAATGGCCGGAGACTGGCGAATTCAGGTTGACCATAATGTTCTACAGAAAAGAATTCTGACTTGCTTGCATGGGGGATGTGTACTCGTTCTACATGATAGCGGTGAAACATTTGGTGCCGACCATGACGCACCCCTGTATATGCTTAAGGCATTAGAAGGTGTATTGCAAGATGACGTAAGTAAAACGTATTCCTTTGTTTTGATTAATGAAATGATGGGACATACGTCGAAAAATAGTTTAATGACGCAGAACCGTACAGGTACATGTAGGCATGAGGCCAGATGA
- a CDS encoding GNAT family N-acetyltransferase: MSRHKLQERLKMKNVETKHGEQFNDLLRYVFQVTNQELQRFGWENREIAQAKLPVLKQADVLGWFDDDKLISQLAVYPFQVNIFGQIYEMGGLTGVGTYPEYANLGLMDQLMRQALTNMRERKQSISYLYPYSIPYYRRKGWEIISDKMSFEVQDTQLPKLKTVSGDVERVSIEHPAIKDVYQRFALQKHAAMLRSDLAWEEYLRWDLDDLTAAVYYDSNDQPMGYLMYWIAGEVFHMKEMVFVNEEARTGLWNFISAHFSMVTYVKGYTYTNEPLAFLLDDSDIKETIAPYYMARIVDSRLFIEQYPFQSQETECQLTFNLRDPILEWNQGNFTLTVDKQGKGNLVEGGDNPAATFDIQTLTTMLMGYKRPSYLARIGRCQADEATVKMLERLIIHEKPYFSDYF; this comes from the coding sequence ATGAGTCGCCATAAATTACAAGAAAGACTCAAAATGAAAAATGTTGAAACAAAACATGGGGAGCAGTTTAACGATTTACTGCGCTATGTGTTTCAAGTAACGAATCAGGAATTACAACGATTTGGTTGGGAGAATAGAGAAATCGCACAAGCTAAGCTACCTGTGCTAAAACAGGCCGATGTATTAGGGTGGTTTGATGATGATAAGCTAATTTCACAGCTAGCCGTGTACCCATTTCAGGTAAATATTTTTGGACAAATATATGAAATGGGTGGATTGACAGGTGTAGGCACGTATCCTGAATATGCCAATCTCGGTTTGATGGATCAGTTGATGCGCCAGGCGCTGACAAATATGCGTGAGCGGAAACAATCGATTTCTTATCTGTATCCGTATTCGATCCCGTATTACCGTCGGAAAGGCTGGGAGATTATTTCAGATAAAATGTCTTTTGAAGTTCAAGATACGCAACTTCCAAAATTGAAGACGGTGTCCGGTGATGTGGAGCGCGTAAGCATTGAGCATCCGGCTATAAAAGATGTTTATCAGCGGTTTGCTTTACAAAAACATGCTGCAATGCTCCGAAGTGATTTGGCGTGGGAAGAATATTTGCGGTGGGACCTGGATGATTTGACAGCGGCAGTTTATTATGACAGTAATGATCAGCCAATGGGCTATCTCATGTACTGGATTGCCGGTGAGGTTTTCCATATGAAAGAAATGGTGTTTGTAAATGAAGAAGCGCGGACGGGTTTATGGAATTTTATTAGTGCCCACTTCTCAATGGTGACGTATGTCAAAGGGTATACATATACAAATGAACCGCTGGCTTTCTTATTGGATGATAGTGATATTAAGGAGACGATTGCCCCTTATTATATGGCCCGTATTGTAGATAGTAGACTTTTTATCGAGCAATATCCATTTCAGTCTCAAGAAACCGAATGTCAATTAACATTTAATCTGCGCGATCCAATACTTGAGTGGAATCAGGGGAACTTTACATTGACGGTGGATAAGCAAGGAAAAGGAAATTTAGTAGAAGGAGGAGATAATCCGGCTGCTACATTTGATATCCAAACATTGACGACAATGCTAATGGGATACAAGCGACCGTCTTACCTGGCACGGATCGGTCGTTGTCAGGCAGATGAAGCCACAGTCAAAATGCTTGAGCGGCTGATTATTCACGAGAAACCATATTTCTCGGATTATTTCTGA
- a CDS encoding YbjQ family protein, which produces MIVTTTPTLQGKEIEEYISIVAGEAIMGSNVVRDFMAGITDIIGGRSGAYESKLAEGREIAIKEMVDKARTLGANAVIGVDLDFETLRDGMMMCIATGTAVRVR; this is translated from the coding sequence ATGATCGTTACAACGACCCCAACGCTTCAAGGGAAGGAAATTGAGGAATATATTTCGATTGTGGCCGGGGAGGCTATTATGGGCTCCAATGTGGTGCGTGATTTCATGGCAGGGATTACGGATATTATTGGGGGACGTAGCGGCGCTTACGAAAGCAAGCTAGCGGAAGGCCGAGAGATCGCAATCAAAGAAATGGTTGATAAAGCGCGGACGCTAGGTGCTAACGCAGTTATTGGTGTCGATCTAGATTTTGAAACGCTTCGAGATGGTATGATGATGTGTATCGCTACGGGAACGGCGGTAAGAGTCCGATAA
- a CDS encoding YkuS family protein: MAKIAVEQSLTAVKQELQNRGHQVVDLKNESDAKNCDCCVISGADQNVMGIQNVVAQGSVIDASGLTAEQVCQQVDNSFQA, translated from the coding sequence ATGGCGAAAATTGCAGTAGAACAATCATTGACAGCGGTGAAACAAGAACTTCAAAATCGCGGTCATCAAGTTGTTGACCTGAAAAACGAGTCAGATGCAAAAAATTGCGACTGCTGTGTGATTTCAGGTGCGGATCAGAATGTAATGGGGATACAAAATGTAGTGGCACAAGGGTCTGTAATCGATGCAAGCGGCCTAACAGCTGAGCAGGTTTGCCAGCAGGTAGACAACAGCTTCCAAGCATAA
- a CDS encoding HD-GYP domain-containing protein: MNIKKSNFDFVGSCLKHDIINHHGILLLSANTTIDKEHIVLLMNNHIVLTEHDFILEQENNPAPQKDTITEKLIEEATLQVKDIFQFVRERNKIPILEVRNHIIPVIHQASENSDVVQLFSMLQSKDDYTYRHNIGVGVFATLLGKWLHLHESDLKLLTISATLHDVGKMKIPDEILNKPGRLTATEYGVIKKHTTYGYEMLKKTTGISPTCALVALQHHEREDGSGYPFGLKGDKIHQFSKIVAVADIFHAMTSKRVYHEPAPFYKVINQMQEDRFGKLDPKIIRLFLHKIMMILIGSDVVLSDGRKGKIVMIHTHEPARPLVKIGNEFIDLSKSSSINIEQIALPYA; encoded by the coding sequence ATGAATATAAAGAAGTCTAACTTTGATTTCGTTGGTTCTTGTTTAAAACATGATATTATTAATCACCATGGCATACTGCTTTTATCAGCAAACACCACAATAGATAAAGAACATATTGTATTGCTTATGAATAATCATATCGTTTTAACCGAACATGATTTCATTTTAGAACAAGAAAATAATCCTGCTCCCCAAAAAGATACGATAACAGAAAAGCTGATTGAAGAAGCAACCCTACAAGTGAAAGATATTTTTCAATTTGTACGGGAGAGAAATAAAATTCCTATACTAGAAGTGAGAAACCATATTATCCCTGTAATTCATCAAGCATCTGAAAATAGCGATGTAGTTCAATTGTTTTCCATGCTGCAATCAAAAGACGATTATACCTATCGACATAATATTGGAGTAGGGGTATTTGCTACTTTACTTGGAAAATGGCTACATTTACATGAATCTGATTTGAAATTGCTGACCATTTCGGCTACGTTACATGATGTGGGAAAAATGAAAATTCCCGATGAGATTTTAAATAAGCCAGGTAGATTAACTGCTACGGAATATGGTGTAATCAAGAAACATACGACTTATGGGTATGAAATGCTTAAAAAAACAACAGGTATCTCTCCTACATGCGCTCTTGTTGCTTTACAGCATCATGAGCGAGAAGATGGAAGTGGATATCCATTTGGATTGAAAGGCGATAAAATTCATCAATTCAGTAAAATTGTGGCGGTGGCTGATATTTTTCACGCTATGACTTCTAAGCGTGTTTATCACGAACCGGCTCCCTTTTATAAAGTCATTAACCAGATGCAAGAAGATCGGTTTGGCAAATTAGATCCTAAAATAATCAGATTATTCTTGCATAAAATTATGATGATTCTTATAGGTAGTGATGTTGTTCTTTCAGACGGGAGAAAAGGGAAAATTGTAATGATTCATACCCATGAACCTGCTCGACCACTCGTCAAAATAGGAAATGAATTTATTGATTTAAGTAAAAGCTCATCGATAAATATAGAACAGATCGCACTTCCTTACGCTTAA
- a CDS encoding flagellar brake protein translates to MLPKTNEIIYIESGLVDNKILKTVVSEVTSDAILVMLPVEEGTGRIRTFFIDDVLIISYPSNGCQYRFKTKVIDKTNDVIPLLCLQKPEEKNIKRIQRRMSFRVPLSSKIVANIEKTRGERIENEELEINLLDISEGGIRISCDKSYDIEIGDKITGNLEITDEEIIPFEANIVRRAEEGRLLDYKQFGIQFHNMNTIVRQKIIRFCIMRQIELRKKLMM, encoded by the coding sequence ATGTTACCTAAAACCAATGAAATTATATATATAGAAAGTGGTTTAGTAGATAATAAAATTTTAAAAACAGTTGTATCAGAAGTAACGTCAGACGCTATCCTGGTGATGTTACCAGTCGAAGAAGGTACGGGGAGAATAAGAACCTTTTTTATAGATGATGTATTAATAATATCTTATCCTTCAAATGGATGCCAGTATAGATTTAAGACAAAAGTTATTGATAAAACTAATGATGTAATACCATTGTTATGTCTACAAAAACCAGAAGAGAAAAATATTAAAAGAATCCAACGTAGAATGTCATTTCGAGTACCACTTTCTTCAAAAATAGTAGCGAATATAGAAAAAACAAGAGGAGAGAGGATAGAAAATGAAGAATTGGAAATAAATTTGCTGGATATTAGTGAAGGAGGAATAAGAATTTCTTGTGACAAGTCGTATGACATAGAAATTGGAGATAAAATTACAGGAAATCTAGAAATTACAGATGAAGAAATTATTCCATTTGAAGCTAACATTGTTCGAAGAGCAGAAGAAGGGAGATTGTTAGACTACAAACAATTCGGCATTCAATTCCATAATATGAATACAATTGTAAGACAAAAAATAATTAGATTTTGTATAATGAGACAAATTGAGTTAAGAAAGAAATTGATGATGTAA
- a CDS encoding putative holin-like toxin gives MTVYEALSLMIGCGMLVATIFIAVFTDHCCHEARKIDLP, from the coding sequence ATGACAGTATACGAAGCACTATCTCTGATGATTGGTTGCGGCATGCTTGTTGCTACTATTTTCATCGCAGTATTCACTGACCATTGCTGTCATGAAGCAAGAAAAATAGACCTCCCTTGA
- a CDS encoding AMP-binding protein: MLKFFTLLYVLYNVQMLSPSGLYRLMAVLYQNGVNMMTLLAFSARSYADNIALVDEHETLSYKELWLQSEKLSIVLKENYKLNSGQKVGLLCKNHASLVKTIFAVSRLGADLYLLNAEMSKTQFTNLLMRHDFDFLVYDPEWYSFIEQSSYAKDKIVSYHDTLPAISNFLQFGMNRKQDLKRTTSGKLMLLTGGTTGHAKVAAHKACSLIQEHHVEVITVVPLMIYKMLRHNPEDLTSLRCIASGGTELNPKLVEEVTSKLGDVLYNLYGTSEAGLNIIATPQDLRYSAQTIGKKINGVRLKIVDKDKKEVEKGAIGQFYIQNKWSMINKSLSWIETGDMGYQDSNGYYFWCGRVDNLVISAGENVYPIEIERVLINHPQVEDVAVIGISDEIFGQRLKAFVLLERNASLTKEELFEWLRFKVARFQMPKDITFVDHIPYTPLGKLDKKQLR; this comes from the coding sequence ATGTTGAAGTTCTTTACACTTCTATATGTTTTATACAATGTTCAAATGCTTTCTCCATCGGGATTGTATAGATTAATGGCTGTCCTCTACCAAAATGGAGTAAATATGATGACTCTATTAGCTTTTTCCGCTAGGTCTTATGCCGATAACATTGCACTAGTAGATGAGCATGAAACACTAAGTTATAAAGAATTGTGGCTCCAATCCGAAAAACTTTCCATAGTGTTGAAAGAAAACTACAAGCTTAACAGTGGTCAAAAGGTGGGTTTATTGTGTAAAAATCATGCTTCGTTAGTTAAAACGATTTTTGCTGTTTCTAGATTAGGAGCTGATCTCTATTTGCTTAATGCGGAAATGAGCAAGACTCAGTTTACTAATTTATTGATGCGTCATGATTTTGATTTTCTAGTCTATGATCCTGAATGGTATTCTTTCATTGAACAGTCATCTTATGCTAAAGATAAAATAGTAAGTTATCATGATACCTTACCAGCTATCAGCAACTTCCTTCAATTTGGTATGAATAGAAAGCAAGACCTGAAAAGAACCACATCAGGTAAACTTATGCTACTAACTGGGGGTACGACAGGACATGCCAAAGTAGCAGCCCATAAAGCATGCAGTCTAATTCAAGAACATCATGTGGAAGTCATAACGGTGGTACCGCTTATGATATATAAAATGTTAAGGCATAATCCAGAGGACTTAACATCCCTGCGCTGTATTGCTTCTGGGGGTACAGAGCTTAATCCCAAACTGGTTGAGGAGGTCACTAGCAAATTAGGAGATGTTTTATATAATCTCTACGGGACCTCTGAAGCAGGTTTAAATATCATAGCTACACCACAAGATTTGAGATATTCAGCTCAAACGATTGGTAAAAAAATAAACGGGGTTCGATTAAAAATAGTGGATAAAGATAAAAAAGAGGTTGAAAAGGGGGCAATTGGGCAATTTTACATTCAGAATAAATGGTCCATGATAAACAAAAGCCTTTCGTGGATTGAGACAGGGGATATGGGCTATCAAGATTCTAACGGGTATTATTTTTGGTGTGGCAGAGTGGACAATTTAGTTATCTCAGCTGGTGAAAACGTCTATCCGATTGAAATAGAACGGGTATTAATAAATCATCCTCAAGTAGAAGATGTAGCAGTCATAGGAATCAGTGATGAAATTTTTGGGCAGAGGCTAAAGGCATTTGTACTCCTGGAAAGAAACGCAAGTCTTACAAAAGAGGAGCTTTTTGAATGGTTACGCTTCAAGGTTGCAAGGTTCCAGATGCCCAAAGATATAACTTTTGTTGATCATATACCCTATACTCCTTTGGGTAAACTTGATAAAAAACAGCTTAGATAA
- a CDS encoding SDR family NAD(P)-dependent oxidoreductase yields the protein MLGEQFVISVHRYHYGGIMYKYSFLENILFPPTYLKNNKLRYKLKGKTVLITGASSGIGKELAYLLADIHTHLILVARREEQLSTMKKEIEMKAAKVSIFRADLRNQEDMEGLLAFLHHMPDGLDFVVSNAGISIRRSINRSLDRYHDFTRTMAINYFAPVQLLLSIIPLLQKNQGHVINISTVNVMLLPLPYWAAYQASKSAFDTWFRSAAPELNAMGISTTSIYLPLVKTPMIIPTTAYQKFPAMCPTHVAKIIGKSMYTKRKVYKPWWFIFGQWASISFRGIWENSMPRVLRKKRGE from the coding sequence ATGCTTGGAGAGCAGTTCGTCATCTCTGTCCATCGTTATCATTACGGAGGCATTATGTATAAATATAGCTTTTTGGAAAATATACTCTTTCCACCTACTTATTTAAAAAACAATAAGCTTAGATACAAACTAAAAGGAAAGACTGTGCTTATAACTGGTGCGAGTTCTGGAATTGGGAAGGAATTAGCTTATCTATTAGCAGATATACATACACATTTAATTTTAGTGGCAAGAAGAGAAGAGCAGCTTTCAACAATGAAAAAAGAAATCGAAATGAAAGCTGCCAAAGTAAGTATTTTCAGAGCAGACCTTAGAAATCAGGAAGACATGGAAGGTTTATTAGCCTTTCTTCATCACATGCCTGATGGTTTAGATTTCGTAGTAAGTAACGCAGGAATATCGATTAGGCGATCGATTAACCGTTCGTTAGACCGATATCACGATTTTACACGAACGATGGCGATTAATTATTTCGCACCTGTTCAATTGCTGTTGTCAATCATCCCTCTTCTTCAAAAAAATCAAGGACATGTAATTAACATATCTACAGTCAACGTTATGTTACTACCACTCCCCTATTGGGCTGCTTATCAAGCATCTAAGTCAGCTTTTGACACCTGGTTTCGGTCTGCAGCTCCTGAGTTAAATGCCATGGGGATTTCAACAACATCCATCTATCTGCCCTTGGTAAAAACCCCTATGATTATTCCAACGACAGCTTATCAAAAATTTCCTGCCATGTGCCCAACTCATGTTGCCAAAATCATTGGAAAGTCCATGTATACAAAAAGAAAAGTATATAAACCATGGTGGTTTATTTTTGGACAGTGGGCATCCATATCATTCAGGGGGATTTGGGAAAATTCAATGCCTAGGGTCTTGAGAAAAAAAAGGGGGGAATGA